The DNA sequence AGGCAGTCATGGCTCCTGAAAACTTGCCCAGCAGTAGCTCTAAAATTGGATATGGTCTCAATTAAGCTGCGATCCGCTGCATGTAGACCATAGGTAATCAGGCCGAAGGAGATCAGACTCAGGGACAAACCATAGGGCTGAGACCTCAACGTTTGCAAGGCTCTATCTGAAGCCTGAGCTTTCCGCGCATCAAGACTATCGGCTGCACTCAATAGACACCCATCAGCATAAACATGCTGCCCCAAGCAGCGAGTTCTGGCCAACAAATAAAATCCAGATGCGAGCTAGTGGAGAGAATTATCGGAGCTTCTGCCGTCGCTGAAAATTGAGCATCTGTAAAGGGCATCAAGATTCTCGGAATGGCTATCTTAGAAAAAGGGATGAGCCAAACACAAGCTTCAGTGATTCAACTCATTGGCGTGTGCAGAAGTATCTGCACGATAGTTCTAACTTATCAATATTCATACAAAATCAGAGACAGGCTAAGCCTATCTCTGATGCTCAAAATCAATATGAGAAAATCGGATTGAAATATTAAGCAGTACGGCGAGTTACGAGGCCCCAGAGGAAGATGGCGATGATGGCACCAAGCACGGCAACAATCACGCCCGGAATACTGAGAGATGCACCGACTAAGCCTATGCTGCCGGTCTGAATGAAGGTGACGAGGCTCCCTCCGATGAACGCACCTACGATTCCGAGCAGCATCGTTGCGAGGATGCCTCCGCCCTGGCGTCCTGGATAGATAGCTTTACCGATGGCACCGGCGATTAACCCTAAAACGACCCAAGCAATAATATTCATGATGCAAAACTCCTTAATTGTTCTGAAGACCAATCCCAGTTTTCTAATCCAATTGATTCTGCGAACCAGAGATTCAATACTTTCAGAAACCTAGAATATTTTCTATACATATAGAATAAATCTATTCCTTCAGTTTTCTATCCCCTAAAAGGCATAGATTCTTCAGCCAAAGCCCGTCTTCTTTTGCTTCTTTTCTCTACCTTTAGATTTAGACGGTTTCAAACCCTTGACAGCCCCCATCGCTTCCTGAAAAAGATCGTGAAGATGAACCGGAACACTTGCTGTCTCAGGGAGTTCAGGCTCCTCAGGATGCCCAAATTCCACTAGGATCTGCTCGAGATCTTGCCCTATATTGAAGCGTGGGCGGTCTAAGATCGTCCGTAAAGACTGCTCCAGCTTCTCTGGATATTTCTCTGCGAGTTGATGCCAGACAAAAGGCTTGATCTCAATATTTTTTAAACTTTGATTTATTTGCGATTCTGAACCAATTTCCTCACTTTTTGCCTGTAATTCACCAATTAGGATTTGGTAGGTCGAAATCATTACTTGCCCCCAGCGCGGATGGGTCAGGAGGGTCACCTGATCTTCGTTTTTGAGATGCGGCGGCAGCTCGATTTTCGGCGTCATCATTTTGGAGAGCTTCTGGTTCTTAAGCAGACGGGCAGTTGTGTTTTCATCAATGCCCATCGCGGCGGCTGTCTCCGTCATCTCTGTCTGGAGTACCCCGGCTTCATCCGCCAGCTCACTTAAGGACTTCTCACCGTCTAGACCTGAATCTACAATTTGCTGCTGGGCCATTGAGGCTTGAAACTCAGCGAGCTGCTTCTCTAACTGGTGGCCTGAGAGCGTGATTTTACTGTCGTTGAAATAGTCCACAAAGGACTGATGGTAGTTCTCAACGGATTCCCAAGCTGCTTCTAGTAGTTCTGGAGCGTCGCCATACAGATATTCCTTGTGATATTTTTTGAAACTGCCGATGGCAACGGCTAACTTTGGTTTGCCCAGCTTACCGAGAAAAACAGTGGGTTCTGAGAGCATCCAATAGTCGCCGAGGGGTAAAAGACGAGTGAGAACAACTTCTTGGGGTTGTAAACGGTTTAGAAGCTGATCAGATGCGGTCGGAAGCAAAATGTTGTATTGCTTTTCTGTGAGCCAGTTCATGACGGTTGCGCAATCTTGTTGTCGCACCTTCACCGTGAATAGGCCCATAAAGCTATGCCGCCAGTGGGTCACTAATGCAGCTTCTTCTGCAGGTAAATCAGAGTGACTTTGCAAAAAAAGGTCAAGAACAAACTGGGAACCCACTGCACCATCTAAGGCAAAAGAATTGATGACCTGCTCTGTTTTTTGACTCCCTTGGTAGGGTGAGTTTGTCAGCTGCGAGAGTTGCTCTGCACTGTATGCCTCAAGAGCGGCAGCGAACTCACCTTCGGCATCAAGGGTAAAGTCTAGCAGCGCTTGCCTGAGACTCTGGGCACGATGTAAGGTTGGGGACACGGAAGTAGGTGCTCTCTTTCAGATTGGCTTGTTATCAATTACAGTCTCAAGGCTCATTCGACCACATTGGAAGCCCCTAGGGCAAAGAAGACCTGCCACTCTTCGATTCCTCTCTGGCTCAGGATATCTTTGGCTTTCTGGACCTCCGATGCTGTTCCTTCAACCAAAAGAATGTAATAACCCTTAGCGACATAGTCGTTGTAAGTCGCAGCCTCCTTTTCAGGAACACCGAGGCCAATCAAAGCCCCCACTAATCCTCCTGTTGTTGCTCCCACAACGCCCGATGCCAGCGTGGTGGCCAGTGCAGTGGCTGTGGCACCCGCTAACATGACGGGGCCGAGTCCGGGAATTGCGATCGCACCTAAGCCCACCAGCAACCCTGATATTGCGCCCACGGTACCGCCAGCAACGGCTCCTTTTTCGGAACCACTGGTTACTTGAGGCTGCACATCTATCTCTGGATCGACTTGGTTTAGTCCCTCTTTTAGCTTTTCATCCTGCGCAATTACAGACACCTGCTCCATCGGGAAGCCCTGGTCTTTCAGGCTTTGAAGTGCCTGCTCTGTATCTGAACGCTTTGCTAAGATGCCGACTGCGCGCTGCTGCGCTGCTGCACGGGTTTCTGAGTTCATTGTAAGCAACCTTTAGGCCGAAAACGGCTCTAGCGTGACGAACTATTGCCCTGTGAAGCGTAGCCCGAGTTAACTAAATACTGCTTGCCTCTGACATTGTCGAACATATCTAAGTCCAGTGTATGCCCACCCTTCTCAAAAATGGAGACGTCGCCCGTAGTTTCCATTACAACTGCTAAAACTTGCTCAGTGCTGACAATCCCCGCCTGACGTAGCTTTGACTTTAGATCTGCATCACTCAGGCGGACCTGATCGAGGTGTCTTTCGATAACTTTTGAGCCAGCCATCAAGAGAACCGGCTGATTGTCGACCAAGTGGAGCAGCAGTGGGCTGTGTCGCCGTCCCCACGAGACTAGGTACTGAAGTAAAAACAAGGTACTGAGAGCCGTAATGCCCTGCAGCAGAGGCGGATCTTTGGTGAGCAAAATGGAGGCCAGCAGTGAACCAATCGCAACGGTGATCGCAAAGTCAAAGCTCGACATCTTGGCAAAGCTTCTGAGGCCAGCGATCCGCGTCAATACTAGCAGGCTAAGGTACGTTGCGATCGCAGTCAGTACCACCATCTGAGCCGCCATTGCGGTCGTTGTAATCCACTGCCAGTTAATCATGTACAGCCTTATGTCCGGTTCCTGAATGCAAAGGTGTATAGCGTCTACTTTAATACGTCTAAATTTTTGACTGGAGGGCCATTGAGGATCTGGCCGTCGCAGGAAAATCGACCGCCGTGACAGGGGCAATCCCAGCTCTTTTCCGCACTATTCCAGTCAACAATGCAGCCAAGATGGGGACAGGTCGCAGACACAGCGTGAATCTCACCTTGCGAATCTCGATAGGCTGCAACTTTAGTACCGTCGATGGTGACGAGTTTGCCCTCGTCTTTGCCTATTGAATCAAAGGAAAAGCTATCTAAGCCCTTAAGACGATCACCCACCCAATGTACACCCACATCTAGGTTTTCTTTGATCGAAGTTTCCGTCACAAAGGGGGTGGCGCGAGTGGCGTCATAGAGATCGGCCCAGGGGTTGTCTTTGCCCAAGATGCGATCGCAAAGCAGCATCCCAGACATTGTGCCATTGGTCATTCCCCAAAGACTGAAGCCTGTGGCAACGTAAACATGCTTATCAAAGGGGGTTAGCGTGCCAACATAGGGTAGATCATCGAAGGATTTGATATCTTGACCTGACCAGCGATAGTCAAAAGTTTCAATGCCGAACCGCTCACGGCCATACTTTTCGAGAGCCAAATACCGCTCTTCGGTATGGGTTTCGCTGCCAACCTTATGCCCTTCACCACCGATTAGCAACAGTAAGCCATCTTTGTATGGCGTCGTTCTGATAGAGCGATAATGATCGCCAAAACCAATGAACATCCCGTCTGGTGCTTGAGACGGATCAATCTTAGCCGCCACGATGTAGGAGCGCTTCGGAAAGGTCTTTGCGAAAAACAGCCCCTGATCAAGGATGGGCAAATTCGTCGTCACAATCACGTCAAGAGCCTTAACGGTGCCCTGCTCGGTAATCACATCGCAGGGTTCACCGGCCTCCACTGTTTTGACGCGAGTGGACTCGAACACGCGGCTGCCGTCCCCGTTGATTTGCTGGGCTAGGTGCAGCAAATATTTACGAACGTGAAACTGGGCCTGATTCTCAAACTTGACCGCGCCCACTACTGGAAACGGCAGGGAGGTCTCTTCGACAAAGGATGCTGGTAAACCCAAAAGTGCCGCTGCCTCTACCTCTGCTCTCACCTTGTCTAGGTCATCTGCTGATTCTGTAAACGTGTAGGCGCTCTGGCGGCTGAAGTCGCAGTCAATTTGCTCCTGCTCTACTAGAGTCGCAATCTGTTCTAATGCTGCCTGATTGGAGCCTGCGTAGAGACGGGCTTTCTCTTCCCCTATCTTCTTAACCAAGCTGGCGTAGATTAGCTGATGGAGCGAGGTTACTTTCGCCGTGGTTCGACCGCTGGCTTTGCTGGCAATCTGTTCTGCTTCAATGAGCGCGACGGTTTTACCGGCTCGCTTCAGCAAGAAAGCTGCCGTGACACCGGCGATGCCGCCGCCGATGACCGCAACGTCTACAGTCAGGTTTTGAGTCAGGGGCTGAAAATTTGATTCAGTGGTGGAATCAATCCAAAATGGGGTCGTTTTACCGGAAATTTGAGGCATGGTGAGCGCTCGCCGTACAAAGAGAAGAAAGGAAAAAAAGAGAAAAGAAGAGCGGTCGCCGATGGGATAACCCATAAACGAACCGCTCGATGTAACAATCTCAAATCAATGGTGCTTGCCCATCCACTTAGATGCGACTGCGCCCATGATTGCCCCCACCATCGGGTTGCTCAGAAACTTCATCAGTGCAGGCTGATCGGCCATTACTTCTTGGAAGATGTCTGGGTGACTGTGATAGGCAAAACTTGCCAGCTTACCCACGTCATCGGCCTTCATGCGCTTGGGATTGTGGGTAGATAAATGAAGCTGCTTTTCGAGCTGACGATCGCTGAGCCCTCGCTCTTTGAGCTGTTTAAAGAACTCGCGGGCCACGTCATCTCGCTCGTTAGGCTTGATTTTGTTGATGGCCTGCTTCAGTTCTGGCTCCATCTGCTCATGGGAGATTTTGCTGGGGTGCAGCATTTGAGAAAAAATGTTGCGCCGTTCGTCCCGCGATGAACGCTGAGCAAAATCATCAAAGTTGTCGTACTGCCCAGATGAGCTAGATGATTGGCCGCCCAAAGACTCGACGTTACCGTCTGCCAAGTCTTCCATGATTTGTTGCTTGTACTTGTCGCTACTGCTCATTGATGTTCTCCTTAAGATGCTTGATATTGAATTCGATTTGAGAGCCTGTCATAGTTGGCCGTTAGAATAAGTTCCTTATCCGGCGCATAGACCAGCACCTTCAAATCTCGGTTTGGGAAATTCTTTTGAAACCCGGCCACTAAAGATTTGGCTAAAGACTTGACCTCTTTAGGGTCAACCTGAGGCGTAATCACAACTCCCAGCTTGTCTTCGTCTCGCACATAGGCATCCTTGACTATGCCTTTCGCTGTCTGAGTGACCCAAGCGCCAAAGTCTTGACCGGCACGCGTATTACCCTGTTCGAGCTGGATATATCCCGTCGATAAAGCGGAGGGACCCGTGAGCGCGCTGCTAGAGGGGGCCGGTGGGGCGCTACTGCAGCCTGCTGTCACGAATAACAGTGAAGATAAAACAAGCGGTAGCCACAGTCGGCGGGCTTTCTGAATCAGTTTCAACATTGGTTTGTAAACCTCTTAAGTGATTAAGATATAGGGGGTATTTTTTAGACCCAGCTAGGATTGAGCGGAAGTAACAGCGGCATCTACGATGACGGACTGGACGCCTTTAATTTCTTTCGCTAACACCTCAATTTCGTCATATTGGTCCTGTGTGACAACGGTTCCCTGAACAGTTACGAGGCCATCCTCTGCCTCGATGGTCAGGGCGCTCTCAGGAAGATTGGCCTCTAGTTTGCTGCGAACTTCACTAGCAATATCAATGTCGGTCCGACCCTCGGCATCGCCATCGTTAAAGGCATTGTTCCGCTGTTCCCGCGCTCGAATGTCTGCATCAAGCTGCTCACGGCGAATAGCGCTGGTGGCATCTTCGCTGGCCTCTTCCTGCTGCTCAGCACTCAAGGCTGGAGGATTCTCGTCACCGTCCGGTGCATCTGCGCTAGTCCGCTTCTCTTGGCAGGCGGTTGCTCCTAGGGCTAATGCTGTCCCGAGAAGTGCGATCGCAAGTTTCTTCATGATCAAATCCTTCGAATATGTGTCGATGTCTGGGGTCGTGCTAGTGCGAAACACTCGGCTTGTTAGCAAGCTGGTAAACGCCCCAGCCTTGAATCCCCCGTCGCGTCAAAATAGCTTCAGCCCGTCGAATGTCTTGCTCGGTACCGTCCACCGTGACTAGGTAATAGCCTTTCTGTACGTAGTCGTCGTAAACTTTGGCCTGCTCTTCAGGAATGCCCAGCCCAATTAGAGCGCCCGTTAGCCCACCAGCAGCAGCACCGATTGCACCACCCGCCACCGTGGTTGCTAGCGCCGTTGCAGTGGCCCCAGCCAACATAATCGGCCCCACGCCAGGAATGGCTAATGTTCCTAGGCCAACGAGTAGGCCTGTCAAGGTTCCAGCAGCGCCTCCGGCCGCCGCACCTGTGGCAGCACCTTCATCTGCTTTGTTGCCGGTATGCTCAGTCACGGTCACATCGGTCTCTGCCAGACGATCATTGAGTCCATCATCTTTAGCAATGACCGAGACTTTGTCCATCGGGAACCGATATTCCTTAAGTTCGTGCAGTGCCTGCTCTGTGTCTAGTCGTCGGGCAAACACACCGATGGCCCGCTGGTGTTCTTCCTTGTTCATCATTCCTACTCCAGTTAATTGTTGGTGAGGGACGGCTTTTGCGATACACGAAAAGACTCCGCAGACCGCAAAGGCTGCGCAAGAGTGCATCATTGAAAACCGAAAATATTGACGTCTAGATAGACTCAGCAACTCTAGTCGTTAATACACAATTAACGGTTAGAAAAGCTGGGTGCAGGTGCAGCAGAGAAACAACTTTCCTGAAGCTGCACGGGATTGACCTTGTGTTCTGCCTATAGTTTATCGAAGGGGAATGTCTGCCGGCTTCCATCCTGGGATAGTTTGATAACGTAGCGGGGATCGTTCTCAGGATAGAGAGTCTTAAGGAATGCCCCCTGTGCGGTTCAATCGAGACTGAGTGGTGAGCTGACTCGATTGAACACAGCTTTTTAAGGACTCTCTAGGGATTATCCCCCCGTCGCAAAGCCTGGATAGAGCGTCATCCCACCGTCAATAAACAGCGTAATGCCATGGATGTATTCTGAATCGTCTGATGCCAGCCAAACGGCAGCTTTACCCACATCATTAGGCTCACCGATGCGATTATAGGGAATTAAATTGAGTAGCTTTTCCTTCGCTTCTGGTGTCTCCCAAGCATCTTTATTGATCGGTGTCTTGATCGCGCCTGGACCGATGCTGTTGACTCGTATTTTGTGGGGTGCTAGCTCTTGGGCCATGCTTTTCATCAGCAGCATGACGCCACCTTTAGAGGCTGCATAGTTACAGTGTCCCGCCCAGGGAATCACCTCGTGGACTGAACTCATGCAGATGATTTTGCCCGCCGAACAAGATTTCTCTGGAACAACACCGCGCCGAATGAACGCTTTCGCTGCTTCCCGGGCGCAAAGGAACTGTCCGGTGAGGTTGACGCTGAGCACCTTATTCCAGGCCTCTAGCGTCATTTCGGTAAGGGGCTGATCCTTTTGTAAACCTGCATTGTTGACGAGGATATCGAGGGTGCCAAAGGCTTCGTCGGTTTTGGCAAAGAGATTCAAGACCTGATCTTCTTGGCTGACGTCGGCTTGAATTGCGATCGCATCTCCCCCATTTCCCTTAATCTCATCAACCACAGCTTCAGCGCCATCAGCACTACTGGAATAGTTGACCACAACTTTTGCGCCGGCCTGAGCTAAGCAAACCGCCACGCCTGATCCAATCCCAGAACTTCCGCCGGTGACAAGGGCAACCTGATCTTGCAAACGCTGCATACGAATCTCCAGATAATGACAGTCACATTAAGCACAGCCTAAAACCGTTGGCCATAGATTTTCATGGATTTAGCCCTCGCCAAGCATTAGGACATTCCATGAAGAACCCCATGCAGACAAGCTGATTATCCTGCATGGGGCACTGATTTGTTAGAGCAGAGAAAACCAACCTTAAGATGATTTCTCCATTGACTTAAAAACTAGTCAATTGCGTCTTTGACGCCATCCTTGACATCTTCTCCGGCGTGGCGAGCGGAAGCTTCAGTTTGCTTTGCTTTACCTGCCGCTTGGTCTCCTTTGTCACCGGTTACATTGCCGAGAGCTTCCTGTGCTTTGCCCTCAACATTTTTGGCTGTAGCTTTGGCGCGATCTTCAAGACCCATGATGATTACCTCTATTGCGAATTAACTTGTGTGTTATTTGCACTGTACTGAGGTTTACCCAGGCTGAGGCTCTACCGCAGGATAGTTTGATCAGACTCGGGAGTCTGCCTTTGGATAGAGTTCTCAAAAAGGCCGCAGTAATGTAGCTTTACGAACCCGAGTCACTTTAAAAAAGTACTTTCGTCAGGCAATGGGTGTAACGTCTGCGGCCTATCGTTCTC is a window from the Acaryochloris thomasi RCC1774 genome containing:
- a CDS encoding GlsB/YeaQ/YmgE family stress response membrane protein, producing MNIIAWVVLGLIAGAIGKAIYPGRQGGGILATMLLGIVGAFIGGSLVTFIQTGSIGLVGASLSIPGVIVAVLGAIIAIFLWGLVTRRTA
- a CDS encoding DUF1269 domain-containing protein, with protein sequence MNSETRAAAQQRAVGILAKRSDTEQALQSLKDQGFPMEQVSVIAQDEKLKEGLNQVDPEIDVQPQVTSGSEKGAVAGGTVGAISGLLVGLGAIAIPGLGPVMLAGATATALATTLASGVVGATTGGLVGALIGLGVPEKEAATYNDYVAKGYYILLVEGTASEVQKAKDILSQRGIEEWQVFFALGASNVVE
- a CDS encoding DUF421 domain-containing protein, whose protein sequence is MINWQWITTTAMAAQMVVLTAIATYLSLLVLTRIAGLRSFAKMSSFDFAITVAIGSLLASILLTKDPPLLQGITALSTLFLLQYLVSWGRRHSPLLLHLVDNQPVLLMAGSKVIERHLDQVRLSDADLKSKLRQAGIVSTEQVLAVVMETTGDVSIFEKGGHTLDLDMFDNVRGKQYLVNSGYASQGNSSSR
- a CDS encoding FAD-dependent oxidoreductase; amino-acid sequence: MPQISGKTTPFWIDSTTESNFQPLTQNLTVDVAVIGGGIAGVTAAFLLKRAGKTVALIEAEQIASKASGRTTAKVTSLHQLIYASLVKKIGEEKARLYAGSNQAALEQIATLVEQEQIDCDFSRQSAYTFTESADDLDKVRAEVEAAALLGLPASFVEETSLPFPVVGAVKFENQAQFHVRKYLLHLAQQINGDGSRVFESTRVKTVEAGEPCDVITEQGTVKALDVIVTTNLPILDQGLFFAKTFPKRSYIVAAKIDPSQAPDGMFIGFGDHYRSIRTTPYKDGLLLLIGGEGHKVGSETHTEERYLALEKYGRERFGIETFDYRWSGQDIKSFDDLPYVGTLTPFDKHVYVATGFSLWGMTNGTMSGMLLCDRILGKDNPWADLYDATRATPFVTETSIKENLDVGVHWVGDRLKGLDSFSFDSIGKDEGKLVTIDGTKVAAYRDSQGEIHAVSATCPHLGCIVDWNSAEKSWDCPCHGGRFSCDGQILNGPPVKNLDVLK
- a CDS encoding BON domain-containing protein, whose translation is MKKLAIALLGTALALGATACQEKRTSADAPDGDENPPALSAEQQEEASEDATSAIRREQLDADIRAREQRNNAFNDGDAEGRTDIDIASEVRSKLEANLPESALTIEAEDGLVTVQGTVVTQDQYDEIEVLAKEIKGVQSVIVDAAVTSAQS
- a CDS encoding DUF1269 domain-containing protein, which translates into the protein MNKEEHQRAIGVFARRLDTEQALHELKEYRFPMDKVSVIAKDDGLNDRLAETDVTVTEHTGNKADEGAATGAAAGGAAGTLTGLLVGLGTLAIPGVGPIMLAGATATALATTVAGGAIGAAAGGLTGALIGLGIPEEQAKVYDDYVQKGYYLVTVDGTEQDIRRAEAILTRRGIQGWGVYQLANKPSVSH
- a CDS encoding SDR family oxidoreductase; the protein is MQRLQDQVALVTGGSSGIGSGVAVCLAQAGAKVVVNYSSSADGAEAVVDEIKGNGGDAIAIQADVSQEDQVLNLFAKTDEAFGTLDILVNNAGLQKDQPLTEMTLEAWNKVLSVNLTGQFLCAREAAKAFIRRGVVPEKSCSAGKIICMSSVHEVIPWAGHCNYAASKGGVMLLMKSMAQELAPHKIRVNSIGPGAIKTPINKDAWETPEAKEKLLNLIPYNRIGEPNDVGKAAVWLASDDSEYIHGITLFIDGGMTLYPGFATGG
- a CDS encoding CsbD family protein, giving the protein MGLEDRAKATAKNVEGKAQEALGNVTGDKGDQAAGKAKQTEASARHAGEDVKDGVKDAID